TCTGTGTTCACAGATCCCCTGGAAGGGGTGAACATCACCAGCCCGGTGCGCCTGATCCATGGCACAGTGGGGAAGGCGGCCCTGCTCTCCGTGCAGTACAGCAGCACCAGCAGTGACAAGCCCGTGGTCAAGTGGCAGCTGAAGCGGGACAAGCCCGTGACCGTGGTTCAGTCCATCGGCACAGAGGTCATTGGCACCCTGCGGCCTGACTATCGAGACCGCATCCGCCTCTTCGAAAACGGCTCCTTGCTTCTCAGTGACCTGCAGCTGGCCGACGAGGGCACCTATGAGGTCGAGATCTCCATCACCGATGACACCTTCACCGGGGAGAAGACCATCAACCTCACTGTAGATGGTAAAGTCTCTggcagggaaggaggtgggaCTGGTGACAGGGACTGGGGCCGCGTCCGCGCAGTACACTAGCTAGACCCCAGGAAAACCCACACAAAAGCCACTTGGGAGCTGACAGTGAGCCAACTGGATTTTAGAGGTTGGCAGATAGGCCACTGCTAACATGTATAtggtgcttactatgtgccaaaaaCGACTGTAGGTGCTTTGCCTATATTGACTCATTTAATGCTTATACTAATCTAGGGATGGTTAGTATCAGggaccccatttcacagacgagGAAACTAGGGCACAAGCTCAGgcagctagtaagtgatagagCCACTTTTTGAACCCATTTGGACCTAAGCTTAGCCCAACTAAAATATCTTCCTGGCTGGGTCTGTTTAAGACATCTTGGAAAGGTATttgagaagaagggaagggaaggtcCATGAGATCAAGAACCATGGCTGTCTTGTTTGGCATTGTACCCCCTGTAgtcagtagatgctcaataagtaaTGGATAAATGAGTgagtgtgtggatggatggatggatggatggatggtggtaaaGAGCTGGACGGATGATCTCTGAAGATCATGAACTAAGTTGGAAAGTAGGCAgttaagaaggagaaggaagatgctTTTTGGACCATGGCTCACAggctcccccacccctggggctCAGTGCCCATTTCGAGGCCACAGGTGTTAGTGGCTTCAACCACAGTGCTGGAGCTCAGTGAGGCCTTCACCCTGAACTGCTCGCACGAGAACGGCACCAAGCCCAGCTACACCTGGCTGAAGGACGGCAAGCCCCTCCTCAATGACTCGCGGATGCTCCTGTCCCCTGACCAAAAGGTGCTCACCATCACCCGTGTGCTCATGGAGGACGACGACCTGTACAGCTGTGTGGTGGAAAACCCCATCAGCCAGGGCCGCAGCCCACCCGTCAAGATCACTGTGTACAGTGAGTCTCCCACTGCCCTGCCTTGGGATTCAAAACCCTGAGAGACAAGTGCCCATGAGAGGCTAAGGACATCCCAATCAGAGTGACaccagaggggagagaggcagagatgggCCAGCTTTCCCTGGAGGACAGCCACAAGTGGGAAGTGAGCTCCAGGCAAGGTCCACCACTGGCCAGCCATGATGCCTGGGGCTCCATTTCTCTTCCTTCGGCCGCAGGAAGCTCTCCTCACCACACCCACTGCCCCCTCTGAAGTCTCTcccacctctctgcctccctctctctctaggAAGAAGCTCCCTCTACATCATCTTGTCCACAGGAGGCATCTTCCTCCTTGTGACCTTGGTGACAGTCTGTGCCTGCTGGAAACCCTCCAAAAAGCCTGGGTAACTCTCCAAGTTCCCCTCCCTGAGCACCCGAATCTTTCAATCCATCCCAGCCCCAAGCTCTGTTCTTTCCTTAGTCTCTTTAAATGCCTTTCCTCCTAGGACCCCACAGTTCATCTCAGGAGATCCATCTTACCGCTGCATGTGTTGTAT
The genomic region above belongs to Hippopotamus amphibius kiboko isolate mHipAmp2 chromosome 9, mHipAmp2.hap2, whole genome shotgun sequence and contains:
- the HEPACAM gene encoding hepatic and glial cell adhesion molecule, translating into MKREREAPSRAFSALHLTPFVYLLLIQTDPLEGVNITSPVRLIHGTVGKAALLSVQYSSTSSDKPVVKWQLKRDKPVTVVQSIGTEVIGTLRPDYRDRIRLFENGSLLLSDLQLADEGTYEVEISITDDTFTGEKTINLTVDVPISRPQVLVASTTVLELSEAFTLNCSHENGTKPSYTWLKDGKPLLNDSRMLLSPDQKVLTITRVLMEDDDLYSCVVENPISQGRSPPVKITVYRRSSLYIILSTGGIFLLVTLVTVCACWKPSKKPGKKRKLEKQNSLEYMDQNDDRLKAEADTLPRSGEQERKNPMALYILKDKDSPEPEENPAPEPRSATEPGPPGYSVSPAVPGRSPGLPIRSARRYPRSPARSPATGRTHTSPPRAPSSPGRSRSASRTLRTVGVHLIREQDEAGPVEISA